One Lacipirellulaceae bacterium DNA window includes the following coding sequences:
- a CDS encoding calcium-binding protein encodes MSKSQKKKRILKKRKKRAQAYSRRTRMESLETRTLLAADSAIVDLASFEDVDLENPPTSVVIAEGTDEADRIAAFVDENNRLHVIVNGDQRTFNSDEIDGIYVLGKDGDDLIRIDASVEQWTHIRAGDGNDGVQGGSGNDWILGGAGRDRIRGGAGNDLILGGRGADVIAGGAGRDAILGGLGNDRLNGGDDDDAIAGGSGNDRIAGDAGNDWLFGDGTNEVPDDYAGLYDYARRYANVNEGRDAISGGEGNDVALGGRGHDGIRGGDGVDILLGNGGNDRIAAGDARDYVLGGRGSDVLDGGEGDDLIIGDPVDLSTDPGDPVDPEIDDEIVREDLPNANELFRAIDNQFDEAEEVPAEGDGVLTATTNAVDLAFAANDLIYGRGGNDTILGMLGADRIFGGRGNDRISGGTGNDIVNGGRGNDTIFGAAGNDWIDGGAGDDNLHGGRGNDIILGGIGNDKLVGGVGSDILVGGLGADKIDARDGEVDFLIIDGEDEVEKDDVDVVF; translated from the coding sequence ATGTCGAAATCTCAAAAGAAGAAGCGAATCCTGAAGAAACGAAAGAAGCGTGCGCAAGCGTACAGCAGGCGGACTCGGATGGAGTCTCTAGAAACGCGTACACTGTTGGCGGCTGACTCTGCCATTGTCGACCTGGCAAGTTTCGAGGACGTCGATCTCGAAAACCCTCCAACCAGCGTGGTCATCGCCGAAGGAACCGACGAGGCGGACCGCATTGCGGCATTCGTCGACGAAAACAATCGCCTGCATGTGATCGTCAACGGTGACCAGCGCACGTTCAACAGTGATGAAATCGACGGCATCTACGTCCTCGGTAAGGACGGCGATGATCTAATTCGCATCGACGCCTCCGTTGAACAATGGACGCATATCCGTGCCGGCGACGGCAACGACGGCGTCCAAGGCGGTTCAGGGAACGACTGGATTCTCGGCGGAGCCGGTCGAGACCGCATCCGCGGCGGAGCCGGCAACGACCTGATTCTTGGTGGTCGTGGAGCCGATGTCATCGCTGGTGGCGCCGGTCGTGATGCCATTCTTGGCGGCCTTGGCAACGATCGTCTCAACGGCGGAGACGACGATGACGCCATTGCTGGCGGCAGCGGTAACGACCGTATCGCTGGCGACGCCGGTAACGATTGGCTGTTCGGCGACGGGACGAATGAAGTCCCCGATGACTATGCCGGTCTCTACGACTACGCTCGCCGGTACGCCAACGTCAACGAGGGTCGCGACGCGATCTCTGGTGGCGAGGGCAATGACGTCGCACTCGGTGGTCGTGGTCACGACGGCATCCGTGGTGGCGATGGCGTCGATATCCTGCTCGGCAATGGTGGGAACGACCGCATTGCTGCTGGCGACGCTCGCGACTACGTGCTCGGTGGTCGTGGCTCCGACGTGCTCGACGGTGGCGAAGGGGACGACCTGATCATCGGCGATCCGGTAGACCTTTCTACTGACCCAGGCGACCCAGTCGATCCTGAGATCGATGACGAAATCGTTCGTGAAGATCTACCGAACGCGAACGAGTTGTTCCGCGCGATCGATAACCAGTTCGACGAAGCAGAGGAGGTACCTGCCGAAGGTGACGGAGTTCTCACAGCCACAACAAATGCCGTGGACCTCGCCTTTGCCGCCAACGACCTGATCTATGGTCGTGGTGGCAACGATACGATCCTTGGCATGCTCGGTGCCGACCGCATTTTCGGCGGTCGTGGCAATGATCGCATCTCCGGCGGAACCGGCAACGACATCGTCAACGGTGGCCGCGGCAATGATACGATCTTCGGAGCCGCTGGCAATGACTGGATCGACGGCGGCGCTGGCGACGACAACCTCCACGGTGGTCGTGGCAACGACATCATCCTCGGTGGCATTGGCAACGACAAGCTCGTTGGCGGTGTGGGTAGTGACATCCTTGTCGGCGGATTGGGTGCCGATAAGATCGACGCCCGCGACGGCGAGGTCGACTTCTTGATCATCGACGGCGAGGATGAAGTCGAAAAAGATGATGTGGATGTTGTCTTCTAA
- a CDS encoding BON domain-containing protein → MKKRILVGFSMVSFLMFIAGESQAQINGGQFGQQGGFGQFGGQGGFGQGGFGQFGSGFGQRGFGQFGGGFGQGGFGQGGFGGGQGFGQQGGLRNRNITGLRSNQQERFRQDGFVGRDAEDVRRTLDQQNRQPDARAIAREIEDLNDLRRQRRRDRRRRSEQPDPIRVKLIPEFEYQLPTTSETEQAVNATLSRAAAIRSLPATQAELVDGVVTLRGIVRTERDRQLAERLASIEPGVSRVENLLEVQNEVSDGPELSAP, encoded by the coding sequence ATGAAAAAGCGAATACTCGTCGGTTTCTCGATGGTCTCTTTCCTGATGTTTATTGCGGGTGAGTCGCAGGCTCAGATCAACGGTGGCCAGTTTGGCCAACAGGGCGGGTTCGGGCAGTTCGGCGGTCAAGGAGGTTTCGGTCAGGGTGGCTTCGGCCAGTTCGGTAGCGGTTTCGGACAACGGGGCTTTGGGCAGTTTGGAGGCGGGTTCGGTCAAGGAGGCTTTGGACAAGGTGGTTTCGGGGGTGGGCAAGGCTTCGGTCAGCAGGGGGGCCTAAGGAATCGCAACATCACCGGCCTGCGTTCCAACCAACAGGAACGTTTTCGCCAGGATGGGTTCGTCGGCCGCGATGCCGAGGATGTTCGTCGCACCTTGGATCAGCAGAATCGCCAACCCGATGCGCGTGCGATTGCTCGTGAGATTGAGGACTTGAACGATCTCCGCCGTCAACGGCGACGCGATCGACGTCGTCGCAGTGAGCAACCTGACCCAATTCGGGTCAAGTTGATTCCCGAATTCGAATACCAGTTGCCTACGACTTCAGAAACAGAGCAGGCAGTAAATGCTACATTAAGTCGAGCCGCGGCAATCAGGAGTTTGCCAGCGACGCAAGCCGAACTGGTCGATGGCGTGGTCACGCTGCGAGGTATAGTTCGTACCGAGCGAGATCGCCAACTGGCCGAACGACTCGCTTCTATTGAGCCGGGAGTGTCGCGCGTAGAGAATCTTTTAGAGGTTCAGAACGAAGTGAGCGACGGGCCGGAGCTTTCGGCTCCTTAA
- the greA gene encoding transcription elongation factor GreA → MMDTTPMTRKGYDKLKAELDHMENELMPEIEKRIAEARAEGDLKENAEYHGARESQGMLQAKINMLKSKLSTADIIDMSTMPKDQVVFGATVKVKDLDFGDTEEFTFVGAGEEDYDEGKILVTSPLGQGLLGKKVGEKVAVEVPAGTNNFEILEIRFEE, encoded by the coding sequence ATTATGGATACCACTCCGATGACCCGCAAGGGTTATGACAAGCTCAAGGCAGAACTCGACCACATGGAAAACGAGTTGATGCCGGAGATCGAAAAGCGAATCGCCGAAGCGCGTGCCGAGGGGGACCTCAAAGAGAACGCCGAGTATCACGGTGCCCGCGAAAGCCAAGGGATGCTGCAGGCGAAGATCAATATGCTCAAGAGCAAGCTCTCCACGGCAGACATCATCGATATGTCGACCATGCCCAAAGACCAAGTCGTTTTTGGGGCTACTGTTAAAGTCAAGGATCTCGACTTTGGTGACACGGAAGAATTCACCTTCGTTGGAGCAGGCGAGGAGGACTACGATGAAGGAAAGATCCTCGTTACCAGCCCGCTTGGCCAAGGATTACTCGGAAAGAAAGTTGGCGAAAAGGTTGCCGTAGAAGTTCCCGCGGGAACGAACAATTTTGAGATCCTCGAGATTCGGTTCGAAGAGTAA
- a CDS encoding phospholipase, protein MAVAAELLRELHRIHQQLADLRDRLERGPRQIKAREANVQKYQQLLAEAQENLKNTKMAADQKQLDLQSGENKIEDLGGKLNTSSSNKEFHALQEQIAAAKMANSVLEDEILESFDKVEQLKVGVKDAETEAKAAESELTKFREKISAEAVLVKADIQRLVGELAESEKGLAGDIREDYNRVIRNKGADGMSRADGRICTGCGQQMTLNMHNDLLLSKPCFCKACGRMLYIGEE, encoded by the coding sequence ATGGCTGTTGCCGCCGAATTACTTCGAGAATTGCACCGCATCCACCAGCAGTTAGCCGATCTGCGCGATCGCCTAGAACGTGGCCCCCGCCAGATCAAAGCGCGTGAAGCGAACGTGCAGAAGTATCAGCAGTTGCTCGCAGAAGCTCAGGAGAACCTCAAAAACACCAAGATGGCAGCTGACCAGAAGCAACTTGATTTGCAGTCTGGTGAGAACAAGATCGAGGACTTGGGCGGCAAGCTGAACACGAGTAGCAGCAACAAAGAGTTCCACGCCCTGCAAGAACAGATTGCCGCTGCGAAGATGGCGAACAGCGTTTTGGAAGATGAAATTTTGGAATCGTTTGACAAAGTAGAGCAACTAAAAGTCGGCGTCAAAGATGCGGAAACAGAAGCCAAGGCTGCGGAATCTGAGCTTACGAAGTTTCGCGAGAAGATCAGTGCCGAAGCCGTACTCGTCAAAGCGGATATCCAGCGACTTGTAGGTGAGCTGGCGGAATCTGAGAAGGGGCTCGCGGGCGATATTCGCGAGGATTACAACCGCGTCATCCGCAACAAGGGAGCCGATGGCATGTCGCGAGCCGATGGGCGGATTTGCACCGGCTGCGGCCAGCAGATGACTCTCAACATGCATAATGATCTCTTGCTGTCAAAACCCTGTTTCTGCAAAGCGTGCGGACGGATGCTTTACATCGGCGAGGAGTGA
- a CDS encoding aldose epimerase family protein, translating to MEFVVENSKGMQAKFYSRGATLAELHVPDTNGHLADVVLGFDNEENYASGANQHFGCTTGRYANRIAKGQFTLDGQEYQLAINNGPNHLHGGPERGLDKVDWSGEKFENEHGQGIRFQYVSPDGEENFPGDLDCTVIYTLTENNALRIEYVATTTKPTHVNLTNHSYFNLAGHGTGSVMDHEVRIDANQYTVVDDTSIPTGELRDVSGTPFDFRDSQALGSRVDQLTGADAGGYDHNYVLNGEAGTTREVAEVVDPKSGRRMVVSTDQPGVQLYIGNGLHGQTGKEGKKYDYRSAVCLETQHYPDTPNQPDFPSTLLRPGETYRHVCEYKFE from the coding sequence ATGGAATTTGTCGTCGAAAATTCGAAGGGAATGCAAGCTAAGTTCTACTCGCGTGGTGCCACGCTAGCCGAGCTTCATGTGCCTGATACCAACGGTCATCTAGCCGACGTAGTCCTGGGCTTTGACAATGAGGAGAACTACGCCTCGGGAGCCAACCAACATTTTGGCTGCACGACAGGGCGTTACGCCAATCGGATTGCCAAAGGACAGTTCACCCTCGACGGCCAAGAGTATCAACTGGCTATCAACAATGGCCCGAACCACCTGCACGGTGGGCCAGAGCGGGGACTCGATAAGGTTGATTGGTCAGGCGAGAAGTTTGAGAACGAACATGGGCAGGGAATTCGCTTCCAATACGTGAGCCCCGATGGCGAAGAGAACTTTCCGGGAGATCTCGACTGCACGGTGATTTACACACTCACCGAGAACAATGCACTCCGCATTGAGTACGTCGCCACCACGACGAAGCCAACGCACGTCAATCTCACGAACCATAGTTACTTCAACCTCGCAGGGCACGGCACAGGAAGTGTCATGGATCACGAAGTCCGCATCGACGCGAACCAGTACACCGTCGTGGATGACACCTCGATTCCCACCGGCGAATTACGAGACGTTTCCGGGACTCCTTTCGACTTTCGCGATTCTCAAGCACTCGGCAGCCGCGTCGATCAACTCACAGGTGCCGATGCTGGAGGCTACGATCACAACTATGTGCTTAACGGCGAAGCGGGAACAACGCGCGAAGTTGCTGAAGTTGTCGATCCTAAGTCGGGACGCCGCATGGTCGTCAGCACCGACCAACCTGGCGTGCAACTCTACATCGGCAACGGCCTGCACGGCCAAACCGGCAAAGAGGGAAAGAAGTACGACTATCGTTCGGCCGTCTGTTTAGAAACCCAGCACTATCCGGACACACCCAACCAGCCAGACTTCCCCTCGACGTTGCTCAGACCAGGCGAGACTTACCGGCATGTGTGCGAGTACAAGTTTGAGTAA
- a CDS encoding sigma-70 family RNA polymerase sigma factor yields MTQQTATQHTTAQTKTELLTSQLEALAATAKEQGYLTYDQTNAFLPDEVNDARHMNLLLDLLDGLNVKIVDDPNSPLNYNAEKPEGEPEEEAEQLTAADIPKLTDDPIRMYLSQMCQIPLLAREQEVHLAKKIEISRKRMRRSILRSFYALEATVEVLEKVHGGELPFDRTIKVSQTERLTKPQVAARMPHNLKTLRWLMQSQKRDFAILTSKLMPKEQKSEARERYLRRRRKMLRLVEEMSLRTRRVQPLMDALSEMSRRMDFLKKQLDELKAEGASDTRIKPVRQELQKLMEKTLETPSSLRKRCVFLRAELEEFERVKRDLSGSNLRLVVSIAKKYRNRGMSFLDLIQEGNTGLMRAVDKYEYRRGFKFSTYATWWIRQAITRAIADQARTIRIPVHMIDVLSKLQQTAKRLQHELGRIPTHEETAIEAGISLEESLHVLDIGRTPVSLDRPVGEGDDCSFGEFVEDDHTDNPLKLANNALLRDKISDLLKTLTYREREIVRLRYGLADGYCYTLEEVGRIFKVTRERVRQIEAKAVQKLQNPVRSSELAEYVADSPVIEEEIAWDEPATVPMDDEASDYVDLPAAA; encoded by the coding sequence ATGACCCAACAAACAGCGACCCAACATACGACAGCCCAAACCAAGACTGAACTTCTCACCAGCCAACTCGAAGCCCTAGCCGCCACCGCCAAAGAGCAGGGTTATCTGACTTACGATCAGACGAATGCGTTTCTACCCGACGAGGTGAATGACGCGCGTCACATGAATCTCTTGCTCGATCTGCTCGACGGTCTGAACGTCAAGATCGTTGACGATCCGAACTCTCCGCTGAACTACAACGCTGAAAAGCCCGAGGGTGAGCCGGAGGAAGAGGCTGAGCAACTCACTGCAGCGGATATCCCAAAGCTGACCGACGATCCGATTCGGATGTACCTCTCGCAGATGTGTCAGATCCCACTGCTCGCACGCGAGCAGGAAGTTCACTTGGCGAAGAAGATTGAAATTTCCAGAAAGCGGATGCGTCGTAGCATTTTGCGTTCGTTTTACGCTCTCGAAGCAACCGTCGAAGTGCTCGAAAAGGTTCACGGAGGCGAGTTGCCGTTCGATCGGACGATCAAGGTCTCGCAGACAGAGCGTCTTACGAAGCCACAAGTCGCTGCCCGGATGCCGCACAATTTGAAGACGCTTCGTTGGCTGATGCAATCACAGAAGCGAGATTTTGCAATCCTGACCAGCAAGCTCATGCCGAAGGAGCAGAAGAGCGAGGCTCGCGAGCGCTACCTACGTCGCCGCCGTAAGATGCTTCGCTTGGTCGAAGAAATGAGCCTGCGAACCCGTCGCGTTCAACCACTGATGGACGCCCTTTCGGAAATGTCTCGCCGGATGGACTTCTTGAAGAAACAGCTCGACGAGTTGAAGGCCGAAGGAGCGAGCGACACCCGCATCAAACCGGTTCGACAAGAATTGCAAAAGCTGATGGAGAAAACGCTTGAGACTCCGAGCAGCCTACGAAAGCGTTGCGTATTCCTCCGTGCGGAGTTAGAGGAATTTGAGCGAGTGAAACGCGATCTCTCCGGTAGCAACCTGCGACTGGTAGTCTCGATTGCCAAGAAGTACCGCAACCGTGGCATGAGCTTCCTCGACTTGATTCAGGAAGGCAATACGGGCCTGATGCGGGCAGTTGACAAGTATGAGTATCGCCGCGGCTTCAAGTTCTCGACGTATGCGACTTGGTGGATCCGTCAGGCGATTACTCGCGCGATTGCTGACCAAGCCCGTACGATTCGTATCCCAGTTCACATGATCGACGTCCTGAGCAAATTGCAACAGACGGCCAAGCGTCTGCAGCACGAACTGGGACGTATCCCTACGCATGAAGAAACAGCCATCGAAGCCGGCATTAGCCTCGAAGAAAGTTTGCACGTTCTCGACATTGGACGCACGCCAGTAAGCCTTGATCGTCCTGTTGGCGAGGGCGATGACTGCAGCTTTGGCGAATTTGTCGAGGATGATCATACCGATAATCCTTTGAAGCTCGCCAATAATGCTTTGCTACGTGATAAGATCTCCGACCTGCTGAAGACTCTCACTTATCGCGAGCGCGAGATCGTCCGCCTCCGTTACGGTCTTGCTGACGGCTATTGCTATACCTTGGAAGAGGTCGGTCGCATCTTCAAGGTTACGCGCGAACGCGTTCGTCAGATTGAAGCGAAGGCAGTGCAGAAGCTGCAAAACCCAGTCCGCAGCAGCGAACTGGCCGAGTACGTCGCTGACAGTCCGGTGATCGAGGAAGAAATTGCCTGGGACGAGCCCGCAACCGTTCCGATGGATGATGAAGCTTCCGACTACGTGGACCTCCCCGCAGCCGCGTAG
- a CDS encoding NAD(P)/FAD-dependent oxidoreductase has translation MADFKVTELDEDLDFSNLPYWDVVIIGAGPAGLAASLTTAHRGLTTLVVEAKNEPGGQPQFLYADKKIVDIPGFPDGISGEELSSRVYRQAVDALVQFRFNEELVTVEETEQVEKEDLLKRVVTKDGEYLCRKVILACGLLHFPRKLPVLDALESKSVFYKIPKIGDYDGRHVVVVGGGDSAFDAAVMARDRNAEVDVIVREETPIAKNDSVERLIASGGRVHTSAEIEEAEFDAGAISLRLIDGTPLSADYVVVQIGFLSAKETFQRLDLRLNDDGSIAIDPYFETSRRGIFAVGDVHGDIKLVAVAWAEGIQAAIYAFKEITSPYWLNEKRLRDQKIAMIGDKIAQGAGKRT, from the coding sequence ATGGCAGACTTCAAAGTTACGGAATTAGATGAAGACCTCGATTTCAGTAACCTTCCCTACTGGGACGTCGTCATCATTGGAGCTGGCCCGGCAGGTCTAGCAGCAAGTCTCACCACGGCCCACCGTGGCCTAACCACTCTGGTGGTCGAAGCCAAAAACGAACCCGGCGGCCAGCCCCAGTTTCTCTACGCGGACAAGAAGATCGTCGACATTCCTGGCTTCCCTGACGGCATCAGTGGCGAGGAGCTCTCCTCTCGGGTCTACCGGCAAGCTGTCGACGCTCTGGTGCAATTCCGCTTCAACGAAGAGCTCGTAACGGTCGAAGAGACCGAACAGGTTGAGAAAGAAGACCTCCTGAAGCGTGTCGTCACCAAAGACGGAGAGTATCTGTGCCGCAAAGTGATTCTCGCCTGCGGGCTGCTGCACTTCCCAAGAAAGCTTCCGGTGCTTGATGCCCTCGAATCGAAGAGTGTCTTTTACAAGATTCCCAAAATTGGTGACTACGACGGTCGTCACGTCGTTGTGGTTGGTGGCGGTGACTCTGCGTTTGATGCAGCCGTGATGGCACGCGATCGCAATGCGGAAGTGGACGTCATTGTTCGTGAAGAAACGCCCATCGCAAAGAACGATTCCGTCGAGCGTTTGATCGCCTCTGGAGGCAGAGTTCATACGAGTGCGGAAATCGAGGAAGCGGAATTTGACGCCGGTGCAATCAGCTTGCGACTTATCGATGGTACGCCACTATCTGCAGATTACGTCGTGGTGCAGATTGGCTTTCTGTCCGCCAAAGAAACGTTCCAAAGACTGGACCTCCGCCTCAACGACGATGGCAGCATTGCTATCGATCCTTATTTTGAGACAAGCCGCCGCGGCATCTTTGCAGTAGGCGATGTCCACGGCGACATCAAGCTGGTAGCCGTCGCATGGGCTGAAGGGATTCAAGCGGCCATCTACGCTTTCAAAGAGATCACCAGCCCCTATTGGCTCAACGAGAAACGTTTGCGTGACCAAAAGATCGCGATGATCGGAGATAAGATCGCACAGGGGGCGGGAAAGCGAACGTAG
- the dnaG gene encoding DNA primase: MSLAEMQDAKEQIRQAIDIVDLVGGYVQLRRQGRGYIGLCPWHDDSRPSMQVNPERQTFKCWPCDFGGDIFTFVMRIEGVEFREALEMLADRAGIELLRPSGPQTPADSQFARKNLFRALAWCEEQFHQMLLRSPAAEPARRYLAERGINEESIAKFHIGFSPNDWEWLTKRGAAAGFSPAVLERIGCAGKRDSGGYYDRFRGRLMFSIRDVRSRPIAFGGRVLPEFAGERDAKYINSPETPLFSKSRELYALDEARSGIAREGEVLVMEGYTDVIMAHQHGIDHAVAVLGTALGEQHVPLVKRFTDTITLVLDGDDAGQRRTMDILDNLLALFVKYEVELKILGLPAGADPCDVVASQGSDAFRELLKQSRDALTHKMDFVMQSLAANNRSTHSSAQAVESILATLARALPGGVSAASSALVREQQMLGRIARQFGVADDTLRTRLKELRKTVQRNTTRPPTPAVTEYEGEEMPDEAALTSAGPSSSVQLTKPTAWDCELIELVLLQPEALPMMATQVSSDDAASEVAREIFQRARDLHEIGTLPTFEQLMLATEDQRIKNFLIDCDERNSARTMSDPQQRMSDLFASAARRREEARHQTQLAELRQQKLDPQSEDEVLKKLFGDLERGQTGSSSTEG, translated from the coding sequence ATGTCACTAGCCGAAATGCAGGACGCCAAGGAGCAGATCCGCCAGGCGATCGACATTGTCGATCTCGTGGGTGGCTACGTTCAATTGCGGCGGCAGGGACGAGGGTACATCGGCTTGTGCCCTTGGCATGACGACTCGCGCCCGAGCATGCAGGTGAACCCTGAACGCCAGACGTTCAAGTGCTGGCCGTGTGATTTCGGTGGCGACATTTTTACTTTTGTGATGCGGATTGAAGGGGTTGAATTCCGCGAAGCGCTGGAGATGCTCGCGGATCGTGCCGGGATCGAACTTTTACGACCAAGCGGTCCGCAGACTCCGGCGGATAGTCAGTTTGCCCGGAAGAACCTGTTCAGAGCACTGGCTTGGTGCGAAGAGCAATTCCATCAGATGCTCCTACGCTCTCCCGCGGCAGAACCTGCACGACGCTATTTGGCTGAACGCGGAATCAACGAAGAAAGCATCGCGAAGTTTCATATTGGCTTCTCGCCGAACGACTGGGAGTGGCTCACCAAGCGGGGAGCAGCGGCTGGCTTTTCGCCAGCGGTTTTGGAACGCATTGGTTGTGCTGGCAAGCGTGACAGCGGCGGCTATTACGATCGGTTCCGCGGGCGGTTGATGTTTTCCATTCGGGACGTCCGTTCGCGACCGATTGCCTTTGGCGGGCGGGTGTTGCCGGAGTTTGCTGGCGAGCGGGATGCGAAGTACATCAACAGCCCGGAGACCCCGCTCTTCAGCAAGAGTCGCGAACTGTATGCGTTGGATGAAGCGCGTTCTGGCATCGCTCGCGAGGGCGAAGTGCTGGTCATGGAGGGCTATACCGACGTGATCATGGCCCACCAGCACGGTATTGATCATGCCGTGGCGGTGTTGGGGACAGCCCTGGGTGAGCAGCATGTGCCGCTGGTAAAGCGGTTCACCGACACGATCACACTCGTCCTCGATGGAGACGACGCGGGGCAGCGGCGCACGATGGACATCCTGGACAATCTGCTAGCACTCTTCGTGAAATATGAGGTGGAATTAAAAATTTTGGGGTTGCCTGCCGGGGCCGATCCATGTGATGTTGTTGCATCGCAAGGAAGCGACGCTTTTCGTGAGTTGTTAAAACAATCGCGAGATGCACTCACTCACAAAATGGATTTTGTGATGCAATCGTTAGCAGCCAACAACCGATCAACGCACAGCTCAGCGCAAGCCGTTGAGTCGATTCTCGCCACGCTCGCCCGTGCCCTTCCCGGCGGCGTCAGTGCTGCCTCTTCCGCTTTGGTCCGCGAGCAACAGATGCTCGGTCGCATCGCTCGTCAGTTTGGTGTTGCCGATGACACGCTTCGCACACGGCTCAAAGAACTACGCAAGACCGTTCAAAGAAACACAACTCGCCCTCCGACTCCAGCGGTCACGGAGTACGAAGGTGAAGAGATGCCTGATGAAGCAGCCCTGACTTCAGCAGGACCGTCCTCGTCGGTGCAACTCACCAAGCCAACCGCTTGGGACTGCGAATTGATCGAGTTGGTTCTGCTGCAACCAGAAGCGTTGCCGATGATGGCGACGCAAGTCAGCAGCGACGATGCGGCTTCGGAAGTTGCCCGAGAGATCTTCCAGCGAGCCCGCGACTTGCATGAGATTGGCACTTTGCCAACCTTTGAACAATTGATGCTCGCCACCGAAGACCAACGAATCAAGAACTTTCTCATCGACTGCGACGAACGCAACTCGGCTCGGACGATGAGCGATCCTCAACAGCGGATGAGCGATTTATTCGCTTCAGCCGCCCGACGACGCGAAGAGGCGCGTCACCAAACGCAACTCGCTGAGTTGCGACAACAGAAACTCGATCCTCAAAGTGAGGATGAAGTCCTAAAGAAACTTTTTGGAGACCTAGAACGCGGTCAGACCGGTTCCTCATCCACGGAAGGTTGA